CAGGGTCCATCCAAGAGCTTTGGCGGCATGCCCCTGACGCGTCATGGCGTAGCCGTCCCACAGGAGCGGCACATGAATCGGTTCGCCGGGAATTCGAAAAAGGATGGATGTGAATGCGCCGCCATAAGTACCGGACACATACATCGCCGTGAGCAACACGATCGACGCCGTCACGTCCATTTTGTAAGTGAAGGGCAAAAATAGGACCACGCCCATGACAAGCGTCAATCCCGGTAACACGCCGACCAACAACCCGATAACGATTCCGGCAATCAGCATGAACATGGTCATCGGATTGAAACAGGCGATAAAGCCGGCGCCGAGATGGGAAATGATATCGAGCATGAGGCTACTACGTCCCGGAGAGTTGGGGCTGGCGTCAGAGCGAACCGGTGAGAAGATCGGTGATCCGGTCGAATGGAGCTGCACCACGAGGCAGCGATACATAGACGACCTTCAGAAACAGCACCGTAAGCGATGCCGAACCGATGATGCTGGAAAGCCAAATTGCACCATGTGACCGGAATCCACCCACATACATGAAGGCTGCGAGATAGAGGAACGTCGCAAGTGGGAAACCGATCTGGCTCACGAGCGCTCCATAGGCGATCGTCATTCCGATTCCCGCGGCGAGGAGAAGCGGACGTCGCGGTGCGTCATCCTCAGCCGTCTCGCCTTGTTCAAGCTGTTCGGTGATGCCGACGGCCTCCGCGCGATTTTCTGTCGCTAGCGCGCGCAGCAGTTCGAAAAGGCAGACAATTGCGATCAGGCCGATCGCCAGCTTGGGCCAAGTATCCGGCCCCAATTGACCGGGGCGCGACGTGTACTCGATCCGTAATGTCAGAACATAGAAACCAACAGCGCCCGCCAGGAGAACGAGATAAGGCAGTGCGTTCTTGAAGCGAATCACCATGATTGCCCCCGCGCAAGACGAACGAAGATGTCAGGATTGCTTGACGGCAGCCCTCATGTCCTCGAGTTGCCGTTTGATAAAGGCGGCTGCGGGTTCCGCCGGTAGGAAGCTTTTCTCGTCGGCAAATTGCTCTTTCAGAAATTTTCTGAAGTCTGGCAACGCCGCGACTTTGGTCAGCGCATCGGAGAAGATCTTGAGGCGCTCGGATTGTGTCCCGCCACGCATTACGATCGCGCGAAACTGTGGAAGCGTGATTTCAAAGCCAAGTTCTTTCGAGCAAGGGACATCTTTGAACGCTTCGAAACGCTGATTTGAAAAGACGATCAGTGGCCGCATCTGGCCGCTGTTGAGGAATTGTGCGACGTCACCGGCTTGTTCATAGAGCGCATCGGCATGTCCACCCAGGATTGAAATGTAGCGCTCACTCGGCTTGGAGAAAGGAACTTGTACGACCTTGATGCCGCGCGCACCAAGATAGCTGAGCGTGAAATCGTCAACGCTGCCGAAACCGAGTGTTGCGACCTTCAGTTGGCCGGACTTTTCTTTCGCCTCTGCGGCGAAGTCCGACCAAGACTTGAACCTGCTATTCTGGGCGACAAAGAGGAACGAAGGCGCCTGGATCATCACCGCAGCCGGTATGATACTGTCCATCGACCAGCGCGCGTCCTTGCCGACAAGGAGGGCGTGACTATCGGCAATGTAAATTGCCGCTGAATGACCATCAGCCGGAGACGCCAACAGTTTCGCCATGCCAGTCGCGCCGGTACCGCCCGGGACGTTAACGATCGGCATGCTTTGCGTCAGAATAGGCTCGCTGAGTTTGCCGGTGAGCCGCGCAAGCTGATCGGCGCCGCCGCCAGGCCCCCACGGCACGATGAGTTCAATCGGACGCTCCGGATATTTGGCGGTTGTAGCGAATGCCGATGGCAGCGTGCCCACAGCCATTGCTGCACCGCCCGCACGCAAGATTTGACGCCGAGTGACGTTCATGTTTGTTTCCTCCTGCTCGACGGTGCTGGGTGCCGGATTGAGATCCAGTCTTAATGACCAGCGCGTCCCACTTTGATCGTCCCGATTGCATCTCCGTGATAAGCCTTGAGGGAAACGTTACGCTTTACCTTTTACGAAGCGAAATTTATTGTGTGTATCGGGTCCATTCGCGTGTTTAATGTTGATGATCGCAGATATCGATATTGTTCTGCTGCGAACCTTTGTGGCGATCGTCGAGACGAATGGGCTGACGTCCGCCGGTAAAAAAGTCGGCCGCACGCAGCCGGCGATTACGCACCAGATCAAAAGGCTTGAAGAAAATCTCGGACGCCCCTTATTTGGCCGCGACCGCCGCAATCTCACGCTTACGCGCGATGGTGAAATTTTCCTCGGATATGCGCGAAACCTGCTCCGTATCAACGACGAGATAAGAGCGCGTTTCTCAGCGCCGATGATTGAGGGACATGTCAAACTGGGAATGCCGGATTTGTATGCGCCCTATCTTTTGCCCGGCATTCTTGGAAGTTTTGCACGCGCGCATCCTGGTATCCAGGTTGAACTGATGTGTACGCGCAGCGTTCACCTTCACGCTGCGCTGCAGCGTGAAGAGATTGATATTGCGCTGATGACCAACCAGCCGGAATTCCGGGGCGGGGACACGGTGCGTCTTGAAAAACTCGTCTGGGTCACTGGGCCCATGACCGATTTGGAAATCGAAGAGCCTCTGCCGCTGGCGCTCATGCCTCCAGGCAGCGTGCTGCGTCAGCGTGCGCTGGAATCGCTGGATCGGCTTGGACGCAAGTGGCTTATTACATCCGTTTGCGACAGCGTTGCCGGATTGAGAGCCTCAGTGCTGGCGGGATTGGCGATCTCCGTTTTTCCTGAATGTGCAGTCACCTCCGAGCTGCGTATTCTTGGAAAAGCCGAGGGGCTGCCAAACCTGCCGTCGATTGAAATCGTCCTGTATCGAAGCGCGAAAAGGATATCGGCGGTTGCCGAACATCTTGCTCAGTACATCGCTGCCGAATTTGCGCAGGTCGAGGTGTATCCGGGAATTGAACTGAGCAGGCGTTTCTGAATCGCAGAATTGAAGGCGTTCGGTCCTGCGTGCTGGCTCGTCGGGTCTCGACATTCGCCAATCTTGCTGATGACAATCTTCGAACTGGCAGTTCTTGCGAAGCTGACGAACAGGCCGCGTTGTGACGCCTCACCTTGGCCGCGTCAGGCTTTACTGTGGTGGCTTCTGCCCTGGGAGTGCAAAGGTCTAGAATGTCTGCCTGCGATTGGCTTTGAAGTTTTTTCCAACGTCCAAATAGATCTTGTTGATGCCGAGGACACCTGTCGTTGTATTGATAATAACGGGAAAGAAGACGCTCATGGCCACTCTCTTCCAACTCGGCAATCTTCTGCGCCAAGAATCAGCGCGCGTGGCCAATAGCTGCTTGCGGTTAAAGACGGCTCTAAATGGGCGCAAGCGGCCCGCTATTCGACGAGCGGTGTTGCCATGAACATGAAGAAAGGCCTTTGCTCTCAACAATCAGTTGAGGCTACGCATCCACGATCGCCGACAGCGCATTCTCCTGGATGAAGTCGCGGCGCGGTTCGACAAGATCGCCCATCAGGCGGCCGAAAATATCGTCGGCCTCGTCCGACTCGCGGACCTTCACCTGCAGCAGCGAACGCACATCGGTGTCGAGCGTGGTTTCCCAGAGCTGGTCGGGGTTCATCTCGCCGAGCCCCTTGTAACGCTGCATCGAAATGCCCTTGCGGCCGACATTGGTCACGGCCTCGAACAGACCGACCGGTCCGAAGATGATCGTTTCCTCGCCCTTGCGGCGCAGCGTGCTGGGCTTGGCGTAGACGTCCTGCAACAGGGGCGCATATTCGTCGAGCCGGCGCGCGTCGGCAGAGCCAAGCAGCGCCTGATCGATCATCGCCACGTCTTTCACGCCACGCACGGTCCGCTCGAAATGGAAACCTTCAGTATCGAAACGGCCTTGCCAGCCACGCTCGGTTTCATCCGACAGCGAGTCGAGACGCCGAGCGATATATTCGGCCGCGTTAGCGGCGCTTTCCAGATTGCCGGTGACGCGTGGCGTGAGCACGCCGGCAATAGCCGCTTGTTCGATCACTTTGCGATTATAGCGCGAATGCAGGCCATTCAGCAGGTTGCGCACCGAGCGCGCATTTTCGAGCAGCCTGCGTAGATCGCCACCGGCACGTTCCTCGCCATTGGCGAGTTTCAGCACGCTGTCCTCAAGACCGTTTTCGATCAGATAATCTTCCAGCGCACGCTCGTCCTTCAGATATTGCTCGGACTTGCCGCGAGAGACTTTGTAGAGCGGCGGCTGTGCGATGTAGAGGTAGCCGCCTTCGATGATGTCCGGCATCTGCCGGAAGAAGAAGGTCAGCAGCAGCGTGCGGATATGGGAGCCGTCCACGTCCGCGTCTGTCATGATGATGATCTTGTGATAGCGCAGCTTGTTGATGTCGAACTCGTCGCGAATGCCGGCACCGAGCGCGGTGATCAACGTGCCGATTTCATTCGACGACAGCATCTTGTCGAAGCGCGCGCGTTCGACATTGAGGATCTTGCCGCGCAGCGGCAGCACAGCCTGGAATTCGCGATTGCGCCCTTGTTTTGCAGAGCCGCCGGCGCTGTCACCCTCGACGATGAAGAGCTCCGATTTTGCCGGATCGCGTTCCTGACAATCGGCGAGCTTGCCGGGCAACGACGAGATGTCGAGCGCGCCCTTGCGGCGTGTCAGCTCGCGCGCCTTGCGTGCGGCTTCCCGCGCCGCGGCGGCTTCGACCACCTTATTGACGATGACCTTGGCTTCGGACGGATGTTCCTCGAACCAGCCCTGCAAAGCCTGGTTGACGACGTTTTCGACGACAGGCCGGACTTCGGACGAGACAAGCTTGTCCTTGGTCTGCGACGAGAATTTCGGATCGGGCACTTTTACCGACAGCACCGCCGTCAGACCTTCGCGGCAATCGTCGCCGGTCAGCGCCACCTTTTCCTTTTTGCTGGAGCCATTGTTCTCGGCATAACTCGTGATCTGGCGGGTCAGCGCACCGCGGAAGCCGGCCAGATGGGTACCGCCGTCGCGCTGCGGAATGTTGTTGGTAAAGCAGAGCACGCTCTCGTGGTAGCCGTCATTCCACCACAGCGCGCATTCAACGGTGATGCCGTCGCGCTCAATGCTGATGTTGATCGGCTGCGGGATCAGCGGGCTCTTGTTGCGATCGAGATATTTGACGAAGGCCTCGATACCGCCATCGTAGCGCATTTCCTCGCGCTTCTCGACGGCATGGCGTGCGTCGGTCAGGATCACGGACACGCCGGAATTCAGGAACGCTAATTCGCGCAAACGATGCTCAAGCGTCGAGAAATCAAACTCGGTCATCGTAAAGGTTTGCGGCGAGGGCAGGAATGTCACTTCCGTTCCCTTGCGACCCTCGGCGTCACCGGTCACCTGCAATGGTGCCTGCGCGACACCGTCGCGGAACTCCATGGTGTGTTCTTTGCCGTCGCGCCAAATCGTGAGCCTCAGCCAGGTTGATAGCGCATTGACCACGGACACGCCGACGCCATGCAGGCCGCCGGAGACCTTGTAGGAATTCTGATCGAATTTTCCGCCGGCATGGAGCTGCGTCATGATCACTTCCGCAGCCGAGACCCCTTCGCCCTTGTGGATGTCGACGGGGATACCGCGGCCATCATCGCGTACGGTGCAGGAACCGTCCGGATTGAGCGTGACCATCACATTGCTCGCGTGACCCGCAAGGGCTTCGTCGATCGCGTTGTCGACGACTTCGTAAACCATGTGATGCAAGCCGGAGCCATCGTCGGTATCGCCGATATACATGCCCGGCCGCTTGCGTACGGCATCCAGGCCCTTCAGGACCTTGATGGATTCGGCATCGTAACCGGAAGACGTCTCAGGAGTATCGTCGCGAGCGGGCTCAGCCATAGGGGCCTTCGAATCAGTGTCGAAAAAATGCGTGAAATCGTGTCTGATGTGACACGAAAAAGTCGAGGCGTACAGCCCGATTTTCAATAGCTTAAGTGGTTGTATTTGAACAATTTTTCAAGACCGGCAGAGGGCAGAAATTAGGCCTTTCCTGCGGCGGTGAGCCGGCTGATTTTCAGCGCCTTTTGCGGTCGGTTCCGGGGGGCGCCGATGTCTCGTTTTTGGTCTGGTTTTCGGCGTCGATGTCTGGTCCAAGTTCGAATGTCTTGCTGGGACTATAGTCCGGAATCGCCTCGGTGAAGGA
The genomic region above belongs to Pseudorhodoplanes sinuspersici and contains:
- the gyrB gene encoding DNA topoisomerase (ATP-hydrolyzing) subunit B translates to MAEPARDDTPETSSGYDAESIKVLKGLDAVRKRPGMYIGDTDDGSGLHHMVYEVVDNAIDEALAGHASNVMVTLNPDGSCTVRDDGRGIPVDIHKGEGVSAAEVIMTQLHAGGKFDQNSYKVSGGLHGVGVSVVNALSTWLRLTIWRDGKEHTMEFRDGVAQAPLQVTGDAEGRKGTEVTFLPSPQTFTMTEFDFSTLEHRLRELAFLNSGVSVILTDARHAVEKREEMRYDGGIEAFVKYLDRNKSPLIPQPINISIERDGITVECALWWNDGYHESVLCFTNNIPQRDGGTHLAGFRGALTRQITSYAENNGSSKKEKVALTGDDCREGLTAVLSVKVPDPKFSSQTKDKLVSSEVRPVVENVVNQALQGWFEEHPSEAKVIVNKVVEAAAAREAARKARELTRRKGALDISSLPGKLADCQERDPAKSELFIVEGDSAGGSAKQGRNREFQAVLPLRGKILNVERARFDKMLSSNEIGTLITALGAGIRDEFDINKLRYHKIIIMTDADVDGSHIRTLLLTFFFRQMPDIIEGGYLYIAQPPLYKVSRGKSEQYLKDERALEDYLIENGLEDSVLKLANGEERAGGDLRRLLENARSVRNLLNGLHSRYNRKVIEQAAIAGVLTPRVTGNLESAANAAEYIARRLDSLSDETERGWQGRFDTEGFHFERTVRGVKDVAMIDQALLGSADARRLDEYAPLLQDVYAKPSTLRRKGEETIIFGPVGLFEAVTNVGRKGISMQRYKGLGEMNPDQLWETTLDTDVRSLLQVKVRESDEADDIFGRLMGDLVEPRRDFIQENALSAIVDA
- a CDS encoding tripartite tricarboxylate transporter TctB family protein, which produces MVIRFKNALPYLVLLAGAVGFYVLTLRIEYTSRPGQLGPDTWPKLAIGLIAIVCLFELLRALATENRAEAVGITEQLEQGETAEDDAPRRPLLLAAGIGMTIAYGALVSQIGFPLATFLYLAAFMYVGGFRSHGAIWLSSIIGSASLTVLFLKVVYVSLPRGAAPFDRITDLLTGSL
- a CDS encoding tripartite tricarboxylate transporter substrate binding protein, whose translation is MNVTRRQILRAGGAAMAVGTLPSAFATTAKYPERPIELIVPWGPGGGADQLARLTGKLSEPILTQSMPIVNVPGGTGATGMAKLLASPADGHSAAIYIADSHALLVGKDARWSMDSIIPAAVMIQAPSFLFVAQNSRFKSWSDFAAEAKEKSGQLKVATLGFGSVDDFTLSYLGARGIKVVQVPFSKPSERYISILGGHADALYEQAGDVAQFLNSGQMRPLIVFSNQRFEAFKDVPCSKELGFEITLPQFRAIVMRGGTQSERLKIFSDALTKVAALPDFRKFLKEQFADEKSFLPAEPAAAFIKRQLEDMRAAVKQS
- a CDS encoding LysR substrate-binding domain-containing protein, encoding MLMIADIDIVLLRTFVAIVETNGLTSAGKKVGRTQPAITHQIKRLEENLGRPLFGRDRRNLTLTRDGEIFLGYARNLLRINDEIRARFSAPMIEGHVKLGMPDLYAPYLLPGILGSFARAHPGIQVELMCTRSVHLHAALQREEIDIALMTNQPEFRGGDTVRLEKLVWVTGPMTDLEIEEPLPLALMPPGSVLRQRALESLDRLGRKWLITSVCDSVAGLRASVLAGLAISVFPECAVTSELRILGKAEGLPNLPSIEIVLYRSAKRISAVAEHLAQYIAAEFAQVEVYPGIELSRRF